From the Maioricimonas rarisocia genome, one window contains:
- a CDS encoding DUF1559 family PulG-like putative transporter — translation MQTRRPISARKPKRSGFTLIELLVVISIIATLAALILPGVQNAREAARRTQCTNNQKNIALAMLNFASQNNGNLPRRRGDVSFDYSVTSGTADVSPAPWTVPILPYFDQQSLYESLLEVSNGQTQTDPFSFTQLSQISIAGFSCPDDPEKDVNAEMSYVANAGYIRADIWDDSSIHNGPTLGDIDWNNGDGSTNPVRDSTADRLVSYATQVFVYDVAPYGGATGSGASPDGRAQSIDFVSRGDGGGQTLMISESLQANAWHNRMTNAIAFGLRVETTSNAPAEPGSSATTGIGVDGSEQDEALTMATSFDPGVSMINANLNATDGSAPRPSSFHPGGVVATFVDGHTAFLNQNINGSVYARLLTPNGTRMGQGPLSSNDF, via the coding sequence ATGCAGACACGTCGACCCATTTCCGCCCGCAAGCCGAAACGATCCGGCTTTACGCTGATCGAGCTGCTGGTGGTGATTTCGATCATCGCCACGCTGGCCGCCCTGATCCTTCCGGGTGTGCAGAACGCCCGTGAAGCGGCCCGCCGTACCCAGTGCACCAACAACCAGAAGAACATTGCCTTGGCGATGCTGAACTTCGCCAGCCAGAACAACGGCAACTTGCCGCGGCGTCGCGGCGACGTCTCGTTCGACTACAGTGTGACGAGCGGCACCGCCGACGTGAGCCCCGCTCCGTGGACCGTGCCGATCCTGCCGTACTTCGACCAGCAGTCGCTGTACGAAAGTCTGCTCGAGGTGAGCAACGGCCAGACGCAGACCGATCCGTTCTCGTTCACGCAGTTGAGCCAGATCTCGATTGCCGGCTTCTCCTGCCCGGACGATCCGGAGAAGGACGTCAACGCCGAGATGAGCTACGTCGCCAACGCCGGCTACATTCGCGCCGACATCTGGGATGACAGCAGTATTCATAACGGCCCCACGCTGGGCGACATCGACTGGAACAACGGCGATGGCTCGACCAATCCGGTTCGCGATTCGACCGCCGATCGCCTCGTCTCGTACGCGACGCAGGTGTTCGTCTACGATGTGGCCCCTTACGGTGGCGCCACCGGTTCGGGTGCCAGCCCCGATGGCCGGGCCCAGTCGATCGACTTCGTCTCCCGTGGTGACGGTGGCGGCCAGACTCTGATGATCAGCGAGAGTCTGCAGGCAAACGCCTGGCACAACCGGATGACGAATGCGATCGCGTTCGGTCTGCGTGTCGAGACGACCTCGAACGCCCCGGCCGAACCCGGCTCTTCTGCCACCACCGGCATTGGCGTTGACGGGTCGGAGCAGGACGAAGCTCTGACGATGGCGACGTCTTTCGATCCGGGCGTGAGCATGATCAATGCCAACCTGAACGCGACCGACGGCAGCGCACCGCGGCCGAGTTCGTTCCACCCGGGTGGTGTCGTCGCGACCTTTGTCGACGGCCACACGGCGTTCCTGAACCAGAACATCAACGGTTCGGTCTACGCCCGTCTGCTGACGCCGAACGGCACGCGTATGGGTCAGGGCCCGCTCTCCAGCAACGACTTCTGA
- a CDS encoding type IV pilus modification PilV family protein: MPVARDGATLTEVLISILVMSVGVLSVMAMFPISILRSIQATQLTNAAILRENVRQQIALFPQFVLGGSEWRPNATYTMDEFVVPSIKPGHRFPANRRLIQTNAGGTSGWIEPDWSASTPISDGSVTWDTVVAPSAYVVDPLGWKAMEDALGTGLGGGFGNFDDSGTVREGSLLRLNAGITDFDIAAAAVALPDSWSIVIDAVPTSMTLTSATFGSNVNMGTFSTSTSAPTRVVVTSFDGTQSVVRTSSVSVSTNTVSWSGDLPTALDSINKISRVRVETFERRYTWLITARRGPSGHTKAQCVILFNRSLNPNDEYLYEVTSVGGSSIAGSNTLTVRWQASEPDPLIREGNFVFDAENALWYRIQAIDSIDRISSPRTATLTLGRQIEIDFATGASARGGAMFLPGIIDIFEL, from the coding sequence GTGCCTGTCGCCCGAGACGGTGCGACGCTGACCGAAGTGCTCATCTCGATTCTCGTGATGAGCGTCGGCGTCCTGTCCGTCATGGCGATGTTCCCGATCTCGATCCTGCGGTCGATCCAGGCAACGCAACTGACGAACGCGGCGATCCTGCGGGAGAACGTGCGGCAGCAGATCGCGCTGTTCCCTCAATTCGTTCTCGGAGGCAGCGAGTGGCGCCCGAACGCGACCTACACCATGGATGAGTTTGTGGTACCGAGCATCAAGCCGGGCCACCGCTTCCCGGCCAACCGGCGTCTGATCCAAACCAACGCCGGCGGAACGTCCGGCTGGATCGAACCGGACTGGAGCGCTAGCACACCGATTTCGGACGGCTCCGTGACCTGGGACACGGTGGTCGCACCATCTGCGTATGTCGTCGACCCGCTCGGCTGGAAAGCGATGGAGGACGCGCTCGGAACTGGTCTTGGCGGTGGATTCGGAAACTTCGACGACTCCGGTACTGTCAGAGAAGGCTCTCTTTTGCGGTTGAACGCCGGGATTACCGACTTCGACATTGCTGCCGCCGCGGTCGCCCTTCCGGACAGCTGGAGTATCGTTATCGATGCCGTCCCAACCAGCATGACTTTGACATCTGCCACATTCGGTTCCAACGTCAACATGGGAACGTTCAGCACGTCGACGTCTGCACCGACGCGGGTGGTGGTGACGTCGTTCGACGGCACCCAGTCTGTGGTCCGAACTTCGAGCGTCAGCGTTTCCACAAACACCGTCAGCTGGAGTGGAGACCTGCCAACGGCTCTCGACTCGATTAACAAGATAAGCCGCGTTCGGGTCGAAACATTCGAGCGGCGGTACACCTGGCTGATCACCGCACGCCGGGGGCCGTCCGGTCATACGAAGGCGCAGTGCGTGATCCTGTTCAACCGGTCGCTCAATCCAAACGACGAGTACCTGTACGAAGTGACCTCCGTTGGTGGATCCAGCATTGCCGGCAGCAATACGCTCACTGTGCGGTGGCAAGCCAGCGAGCCAGACCCGCTGATCCGGGAAGGGAACTTCGTTTTCGATGCCGAGAACGCCCTGTGGTACCGCATCCAGGCGATCGATTCGATCGACCGTATTTCCTCACCGCGGACGGCGACATTGACACTGGGCCGGCAGATCGAGATCGACTTCGCGACCGGGGCGTCCGCACGGGGCGGGGCAATGTTCCTGCCCGGCATCATTGACATCTTCGAGCTGTGA
- a CDS encoding PulJ/GspJ family protein, producing the protein MNRAHDNATVRRTGFTLVEMLVATGLTVLIMLLFASVFGTAVGTMTQQRGIANNDQKARTLQTVLRGDLEAMTYRQPSYSNVEGIVPFGPDDNVAGLVAPNQRGYFYYSENVPDLPDDVLQFTIDVMQDNARGDVVLTGRTGEVMAPVTTHINQPEMDDGIDDNGVGTSRAAEVCYFMRDGNLYRRVQLIREPQPNRNPPFDPQPRRSPAPGSGSAGTGARAFPPPSGFVSGDFLKEMDYSVAMRWIDSDGDNNLDAAGTSAGEDQYYLHFHSLDSLDNSKGLVNVPLAWPVTRFGHWLNGNPREYIEDTSGADVFLGRFTHAETSDDDFDWPGQFPSGVTGLPVDDPGVHVPVNPAYVIQRQTNGDLQGSDGTIFNDDGTRVGEDILLTNVEAFDVEVFDDELGEFADLGHSQTSGIYQFSDRDTDTDSRNYGPRSSTNNRIYDTMHPSIVGGVPAPYRPLVDTSGTTWAAGASVTAGDVVFAEVPGTSNVIDSIAFRAISGGTTGPKKPEWTLIPGIRITDGGVTWEAIDNRVGLKMIRITVRYRDTGTNLPRQVTLIHSFVE; encoded by the coding sequence ATGAACAGAGCGCACGACAACGCGACTGTCCGCCGCACCGGCTTTACCCTTGTGGAAATGCTGGTCGCCACCGGTCTGACGGTGTTGATCATGCTGCTGTTTGCGAGCGTGTTCGGCACGGCCGTCGGGACGATGACGCAGCAGCGGGGCATCGCGAACAACGACCAGAAAGCCCGCACGCTGCAGACGGTGCTGCGTGGCGATCTGGAGGCGATGACGTACCGCCAGCCTTCGTACAGCAACGTGGAAGGAATCGTGCCGTTCGGCCCTGACGACAACGTCGCGGGCCTCGTGGCGCCGAATCAGCGGGGTTACTTCTACTATTCCGAGAATGTCCCGGACCTGCCGGACGACGTGCTGCAGTTCACGATCGACGTAATGCAGGACAACGCCCGCGGGGACGTGGTGCTGACCGGCCGGACAGGCGAAGTGATGGCGCCGGTCACGACGCACATCAATCAGCCGGAGATGGACGACGGCATCGACGACAATGGCGTCGGCACGTCTCGGGCGGCCGAGGTCTGCTACTTCATGCGGGACGGCAACCTGTACCGCCGGGTGCAGCTGATCCGTGAGCCGCAGCCGAATCGCAACCCGCCGTTCGATCCGCAGCCGCGGCGCAGTCCCGCACCTGGGAGCGGCAGTGCGGGAACCGGTGCGCGAGCGTTCCCGCCGCCGAGTGGATTCGTCAGCGGCGATTTCCTCAAAGAGATGGATTACTCCGTCGCGATGCGGTGGATCGATTCCGACGGTGACAACAATCTCGATGCGGCCGGCACGTCCGCGGGCGAAGACCAGTATTACCTGCACTTCCACAGTCTCGATTCGCTGGACAACTCGAAGGGGCTGGTCAACGTTCCACTTGCCTGGCCGGTGACGCGGTTCGGTCATTGGCTCAACGGCAACCCGCGGGAGTACATCGAAGACACGTCCGGTGCCGACGTGTTCCTGGGCCGGTTCACGCATGCCGAGACGAGCGATGACGACTTCGACTGGCCGGGGCAGTTCCCGAGCGGCGTGACAGGACTGCCGGTTGACGACCCGGGCGTGCACGTGCCGGTCAACCCGGCGTATGTGATCCAGCGGCAGACCAACGGCGATCTGCAGGGATCGGACGGCACCATCTTCAACGACGACGGCACGCGGGTCGGTGAAGACATCCTGCTGACCAACGTCGAAGCGTTCGACGTCGAAGTCTTCGACGACGAACTGGGAGAATTTGCCGACCTGGGCCATTCGCAAACGAGTGGCATCTACCAGTTCAGTGATCGAGATACCGACACAGATTCCCGCAACTACGGTCCCCGCAGTTCAACGAACAACCGCATCTACGACACGATGCATCCGTCAATCGTGGGAGGCGTTCCGGCACCCTACCGGCCGCTTGTCGACACGAGCGGAACCACGTGGGCCGCCGGCGCTTCGGTGACTGCCGGCGATGTCGTGTTCGCCGAGGTCCCGGGGACTTCGAACGTTATCGATTCAATTGCGTTCCGGGCGATCAGCGGTGGCACGACGGGACCGAAGAAACCGGAGTGGACGCTCATCCCGGGGATACGGATCACCGACGGGGGCGTCACCTGGGAAGCAATCGACAACCGGGTCGGACTGAAAATGATCCGGATCACCGTCCGCTACCGGGACACCGGCACCAACCTGCCACGGCAGGTCACGCTGATCCACTCGTTCGTGGAATAA
- a CDS encoding sugar phosphate isomerase/epimerase family protein, giving the protein MFRLATKFKPTREAFETAVAAGYRHAEFWLGPEILADWEQVAALARQFPLEYALHFPNRKDLDQQALEQCVALYRALDCRAMVIHEPMHAVSGAELRRLGPDVKLAVENHRLSITDLDRWADRHEHLTLDVEHLWKFTLEDAPLTDLLASVERFLNRSVGRLRHVHMPGYLPGYDEHRPMYCAREMVLPVFTLLEAAGYEGFVVSEVNNEFQNARELQMDCLLFEQWQETNRQGLVEMDRAGLKSAG; this is encoded by the coding sequence ATGTTCAGACTCGCCACCAAATTCAAACCGACCCGCGAGGCGTTCGAAACCGCCGTCGCGGCCGGATACCGGCACGCCGAGTTCTGGCTCGGCCCGGAGATTCTTGCCGACTGGGAGCAGGTCGCCGCACTCGCCCGTCAGTTCCCGCTCGAGTACGCCCTGCACTTCCCCAACCGCAAGGACCTGGATCAGCAGGCTCTCGAGCAGTGCGTTGCCCTCTACCGCGCCCTCGACTGCCGGGCGATGGTGATCCACGAACCGATGCACGCCGTCAGTGGAGCGGAACTCCGTCGGCTCGGTCCCGACGTCAAACTTGCCGTCGAGAACCACCGCCTGAGCATCACCGATCTGGACCGCTGGGCCGACCGGCACGAACACCTCACACTCGACGTCGAGCACCTCTGGAAGTTCACCCTCGAAGATGCTCCCCTCACAGACCTGCTGGCCAGCGTCGAACGATTCCTCAACCGGTCCGTCGGCCGACTGCGGCACGTGCACATGCCGGGCTACCTTCCCGGGTACGACGAGCACCGGCCCATGTACTGCGCCCGCGAGATGGTGCTTCCGGTCTTCACGCTGCTTGAAGCGGCCGGCTACGAGGGCTTCGTCGTCTCAGAAGTCAACAACGAGTTCCAGAACGCCCGAGAGCTGCAGATGGACTGTCTGCTGTTCGAGCAGTGGCAGGAAACGAACCGCCAGGGGCTGGTCGAGATGGACCGCGCGGGTCTGAAGTCCGCCGGCTGA
- a CDS encoding SpoVR family protein, which translates to MPVTTHRALPPEIRDIQDEMEEIARSYGLDFFKTIFEMLDYEELSMFAAYGGFPVRYPHWRFGAEYDELMKSYSYGLSKIYEMVINTDPCYAYLLSANAITDQKLVIAHVYGHCDFFKNNAWFAGTNRKMLDSMANHAARVNRYIDRHGYEAVEQFIDACLSLEDLIDPYSVHIRRRPDSARVQAEAEKRRREQEKDDPGLPEARGKFRAKEYMDSFINPPDVLEREEEERRRDVEQREAARSFPEEPQRDVLLFLLEYAPLKDWQRDVLTIIRDEAYYFAPQGQTKIMNEGWASYWHSKIMTSHGLTDAEVIDYADHHSGTMAMSPQRLNPYKIGIELFKDIEERWNRGQFGPEWDECDDLHTRKNWDRQLGLGREKIFEIRRVHNDITFIDTYLTEDFCRKHKLFMFAYNENSGDYEIASREFEAVKQQLLFSLTNFGRPFIYVVDGNYRNRGEMYLKHDYAGIELKQDYARDCLINLQKLWGRPVHIETVVDDEPAVLSYDGSSHEVRAAS; encoded by the coding sequence ATGCCCGTTACGACGCACCGAGCCCTGCCCCCCGAGATCCGGGATATCCAGGACGAGATGGAGGAAATCGCCCGCAGCTACGGGCTCGACTTCTTCAAGACCATCTTCGAGATGCTCGACTACGAAGAGTTGAGCATGTTCGCTGCCTACGGCGGGTTTCCGGTCCGGTATCCGCACTGGCGGTTCGGAGCCGAATACGACGAACTGATGAAGAGCTACTCGTACGGTCTGTCCAAGATCTACGAGATGGTCATCAACACCGACCCCTGCTACGCCTATCTCCTCTCGGCGAACGCGATCACCGACCAGAAGCTCGTCATCGCCCACGTCTACGGGCATTGCGACTTCTTCAAGAACAATGCCTGGTTCGCCGGCACCAATCGCAAGATGCTCGACTCGATGGCCAACCACGCCGCCCGCGTCAATCGGTACATCGACCGGCACGGCTACGAGGCGGTCGAGCAGTTCATTGATGCCTGTCTGTCGCTCGAAGACCTGATCGATCCGTACTCGGTCCATATCCGTCGCCGGCCCGATTCGGCCCGGGTTCAGGCCGAAGCCGAAAAACGCCGCCGCGAGCAGGAGAAGGACGACCCCGGACTGCCCGAGGCCCGCGGAAAGTTTCGCGCCAAGGAGTACATGGACTCCTTCATCAACCCGCCCGACGTGCTGGAACGGGAAGAGGAAGAACGCCGCCGCGATGTCGAACAGCGCGAAGCGGCCCGGTCCTTCCCCGAGGAGCCGCAGCGGGACGTGCTGCTGTTTCTGCTCGAGTATGCACCGCTGAAGGACTGGCAGCGGGACGTGCTGACGATCATCCGCGACGAGGCCTACTACTTCGCCCCCCAGGGGCAGACCAAGATCATGAACGAGGGCTGGGCCAGTTACTGGCACTCGAAGATCATGACCAGTCACGGCCTGACCGACGCCGAGGTCATCGACTATGCCGACCACCACTCCGGCACGATGGCCATGAGTCCGCAGCGGCTCAACCCGTACAAGATCGGCATCGAGCTGTTCAAGGACATCGAGGAGCGGTGGAACCGCGGACAGTTCGGTCCCGAGTGGGACGAATGCGACGACCTGCACACCCGCAAGAACTGGGACCGGCAACTCGGCCTCGGTCGCGAGAAGATCTTCGAGATCCGCCGCGTCCACAACGACATCACGTTCATCGACACGTATCTGACCGAAGACTTCTGCCGCAAGCACAAGCTGTTCATGTTCGCCTACAACGAGAACTCCGGCGACTACGAGATTGCCTCCCGCGAGTTCGAGGCGGTCAAGCAGCAACTGCTCTTCAGCCTGACGAACTTCGGCCGGCCGTTCATCTACGTTGTCGACGGCAACTACCGCAACCGGGGCGAGATGTATCTGAAACACGACTACGCCGGCATCGAACTGAAGCAGGATTATGCCCGCGACTGTCTGATCAACCTGCAGAAACTGTGGGGCCGCCCCGTTCACATCGAAACCGTCGTCGACGACGAACCGGCCGTGCTGTCGTACGACGGCAGCAGCCACGAAGTCCGCGCCGCATCGTAG
- a CDS encoding DoxX family membrane protein gives MNDLKRISSVAIVLLVLLRMSIGWQFLYEGLWKYDTLDTANPWTSEGYLRNAQGPFRDHFRDMVGDPDELNWLDYEKMSSKWDDWRDRFVAHYGLDEEQQARLETLLDGSKVHVAGLKTLPESVNLGRYSSVISFDEDRGRLLVQGDTPLLPSEARALRAMVPVVKTASGAYAKQAEDGGPELNEDGSPVPPDAEDLAWVKAIDRLEILSSRLGYRQKLAANLKGDPDRVGVVARLTERGTYRPEMGTFDATRQEDEAEENIRYGEIQVYKDMLDDYEAGLERAETDYQRDHLATLWKKIQAKRVELTGPIKSLETSFKEDAHKLLTAEQRASGPLPPKPTQLRQADQMTMLGLTVLGILLLVGLFSRVAAVLGAVMMIMFYLPMPPWPGVPPAPGPEHALFINKNMIEAIALLGIAALPTGRWFGLDGLLSWGWGKVRGKGKA, from the coding sequence GTGAACGATTTGAAGCGGATCTCGTCGGTCGCGATTGTCCTGCTGGTGCTCCTGCGGATGTCGATCGGGTGGCAGTTTCTTTACGAAGGACTGTGGAAGTACGACACGCTCGACACCGCAAACCCCTGGACGTCCGAGGGTTACCTGCGGAACGCCCAGGGGCCGTTCCGCGATCACTTTCGCGACATGGTGGGTGATCCGGACGAGCTGAACTGGCTCGACTACGAGAAAATGAGCTCGAAATGGGATGACTGGCGGGATCGCTTCGTCGCTCATTACGGCTTGGACGAAGAGCAGCAGGCGCGGCTCGAAACGCTGCTGGACGGCAGCAAGGTGCATGTCGCCGGTCTCAAGACGCTGCCCGAATCGGTCAACCTGGGCCGCTACTCGAGCGTCATCAGCTTCGATGAAGACCGCGGCCGGCTGCTGGTGCAGGGAGACACGCCGCTGCTTCCCAGCGAGGCCCGGGCTCTGCGGGCGATGGTGCCCGTGGTGAAGACCGCCAGCGGCGCCTATGCGAAACAGGCCGAAGACGGCGGTCCCGAGCTGAACGAGGACGGCTCGCCGGTTCCCCCCGACGCGGAGGACCTGGCCTGGGTGAAAGCGATCGACCGGTTGGAGATTCTCTCGTCGCGGCTCGGCTATCGACAGAAGCTGGCGGCCAACCTCAAGGGGGACCCGGACCGGGTCGGCGTGGTCGCCCGACTGACCGAGCGGGGGACCTATCGGCCCGAGATGGGCACCTTCGACGCGACGCGCCAGGAAGACGAAGCCGAGGAGAACATCCGTTACGGCGAGATCCAGGTCTACAAGGACATGCTGGACGATTACGAGGCCGGCCTGGAGCGGGCGGAGACGGATTACCAGCGGGATCACCTGGCGACACTGTGGAAGAAGATCCAGGCGAAGCGGGTGGAGCTGACCGGACCGATCAAGTCGCTGGAGACGTCCTTCAAGGAAGACGCCCACAAACTGCTGACTGCCGAGCAGCGTGCCAGCGGACCGCTGCCGCCGAAACCGACGCAACTGCGTCAGGCGGACCAGATGACGATGCTGGGGCTGACGGTGCTGGGCATTCTGCTGCTGGTCGGCCTGTTTTCGCGGGTCGCAGCCGTGCTGGGTGCCGTGATGATGATCATGTTCTACCTGCCGATGCCGCCGTGGCCGGGTGTTCCGCCGGCCCCGGGTCCGGAGCATGCGTTGTTCATCAACAAGAACATGATCGAGGCGATCGCCCTGCTGGGGATTGCCGCACTGCCGACGGGTCGCTGGTTCGGCCTGGACGGTCTGCTCAGCTGGGGCTGGGGCAAGGTCCGCGGCAAAGGGAAGGCTTGA
- a CDS encoding FAD:protein FMN transferase, which yields MNRPDDPNRRDFLTGRAVRRKVEQAGDALADAIVDAGEHRPVPVGHDTIRLQTRAMACEWSVVMNPGVPREVMAASDALSLVHGLEAQMTVYRDDSELSRLNRTAHESPQSVEPGLLSLLLACDELAEMTGGAFDATSGPLIALWRRCREEGRIPTQDEIDDTREITGMQRVRLDADAGTASYEREGVELNLGAVGKGYAIDRAVEHLRGEEMADFLVHGGYSSLYAAGDHYGQGGWPVGIRNPLFTERRYATLLLADEGMSTSGSNIQYFRYEGKRYGHILDPRTGWPAEGLLSVTVVAPTATEADALSTAFYVMGLEKALEYCDNHRSVGAILIPAPQRGRALEPVVRNIAEDRLFFVAADADTTIE from the coding sequence ATGAATCGGCCGGACGATCCGAATCGACGGGACTTTCTGACCGGGCGGGCCGTCCGCCGCAAGGTCGAGCAGGCCGGCGATGCGCTGGCCGACGCAATCGTCGACGCGGGTGAGCATCGCCCGGTGCCGGTCGGGCACGACACGATCCGCCTGCAGACACGGGCGATGGCGTGTGAGTGGTCGGTGGTGATGAATCCGGGGGTGCCGCGGGAGGTGATGGCCGCTTCCGACGCCCTCAGTCTTGTCCACGGGCTCGAAGCGCAGATGACGGTCTACCGGGACGACAGCGAGCTGTCGCGGCTGAACAGAACCGCGCACGAGTCGCCGCAGTCGGTCGAACCGGGGCTGCTCTCACTGCTGCTGGCGTGCGACGAGCTGGCGGAGATGACGGGAGGCGCCTTCGATGCGACGTCCGGTCCGCTGATCGCGCTCTGGCGTCGCTGCCGGGAGGAGGGCCGCATTCCGACGCAGGACGAAATCGATGACACGCGGGAGATCACCGGCATGCAGCGGGTCCGCCTCGATGCGGATGCAGGCACAGCCTCATACGAGCGGGAAGGGGTCGAGCTGAATCTGGGGGCGGTCGGCAAGGGGTACGCGATCGACCGGGCGGTGGAGCACCTGCGTGGCGAGGAAATGGCGGACTTTCTCGTGCACGGCGGCTACAGCAGCCTGTATGCGGCAGGGGATCATTACGGTCAGGGGGGCTGGCCGGTCGGGATCCGCAACCCGCTGTTTACCGAGCGTCGGTACGCGACGCTGCTGCTGGCGGACGAGGGAATGTCGACGAGCGGGTCGAACATTCAGTATTTTCGGTACGAGGGGAAGCGATACGGGCACATTCTGGATCCCCGCACCGGCTGGCCGGCCGAGGGGCTGCTGTCGGTGACGGTGGTGGCGCCGACGGCGACGGAAGCGGATGCCCTGTCGACGGCTTTTTACGTGATGGGACTCGAAAAGGCCCTGGAGTACTGCGATAATCACCGATCCGTGGGAGCGATTCTGATCCCCGCCCCTCAACGTGGACGCGCGCTGGAGCCGGTCGTCCGGAACATCGCGGAGGACCGACTGTTCTTTGTGGCAGCGGACGCGGACACGACTATCGAATAA